A portion of the Candidatus Krumholzibacteriota bacterium genome contains these proteins:
- the ftsH gene encoding ATP-dependent zinc metalloprotease FtsH, with product MVVILFFLAYLLYNSSREKEWPITYTQFITEVNNGNVASVMIKGLEVHGSLNSPISIPTGGEGTVISSFKVILPSEDKDLPEKIWAVNPDTKIEAEYPGSSIWVKALATALPLIALLVLWVFLMRQMQSGGNKAFSFGKSKAKLMNTNLSKVTFADVAGADEAKTELKEVIEFLGDPKKFQRLGGHIPKGVILLGAPGTGKTLLARAVAGEANVPFFSMSGSDFVEMFVGVGASRVRDLFDKGKKHAPCILFIDELDAVGRHRGAGLGGGHDEREQTLNQLLVEMDGFETNEGVILIAATNRPDVLDPALLRPGRFDRRVIVDMPDMRGRLGILKVHVRKVPVADDVDLEILARGTPGMSGADIANMVNEAALLAAKENKDKVYMDDFEQAKDKVFLGPERKSRVIKEDTRRMTAYHEAGHVIVGSYLEETDPLHKVTIIPRRFTGGVTFFLPDDDRMHYQSREYLLDQITMSMGGRVAEEVVIHRVGSGAQADIKTATSIAHKMVTRWGMSEKLGPIAYGTHEDQIFLGKELMTRKDFSEETAREIDQEIKAIITECHKKATKIIKEHEDDLHRVAEALLERESLDAEDIKILLNKGTLPPMRKKPIANSMDDEDGNKETLPETRPEAGGESDSSDLEDDVDEITGTDEDPENKKR from the coding sequence ATGGTCGTAATTCTCTTTTTCCTTGCCTATCTCCTTTACAATTCGTCGCGGGAGAAGGAATGGCCTATCACATATACCCAGTTCATTACTGAAGTCAACAACGGTAACGTGGCAAGCGTAATGATCAAGGGGCTGGAGGTCCATGGTTCCCTGAATTCTCCGATAAGCATCCCAACGGGAGGGGAAGGAACGGTTATAAGCAGTTTCAAGGTGATCCTTCCATCTGAGGACAAGGACCTTCCCGAAAAGATTTGGGCCGTCAACCCCGACACGAAGATCGAAGCCGAATACCCCGGCAGCAGCATATGGGTAAAAGCGCTTGCCACGGCTCTGCCGCTTATCGCGCTTCTAGTGCTGTGGGTCTTCTTGATGCGCCAGATGCAGTCGGGTGGCAACAAAGCCTTCTCCTTCGGCAAAAGCAAAGCCAAATTAATGAACACCAATCTGTCAAAAGTCACTTTTGCCGACGTCGCCGGAGCGGATGAAGCTAAAACAGAGCTCAAGGAAGTTATAGAATTCCTTGGTGATCCGAAAAAATTCCAGAGGCTTGGCGGGCACATCCCCAAGGGAGTGATCCTTCTTGGAGCTCCCGGCACGGGAAAGACCCTCCTGGCGAGAGCGGTCGCCGGTGAAGCGAACGTTCCCTTCTTCAGCATGAGCGGATCAGATTTCGTTGAGATGTTTGTGGGAGTCGGCGCAAGCCGAGTAAGGGATCTTTTCGATAAAGGCAAAAAACACGCCCCATGCATTCTTTTTATTGACGAGCTTGACGCTGTCGGCAGGCACAGGGGCGCCGGACTTGGCGGCGGACACGACGAAAGAGAACAGACCCTTAACCAGTTGCTCGTCGAGATGGATGGATTCGAAACGAACGAAGGGGTCATTCTCATCGCGGCCACCAACAGGCCGGATGTCCTTGATCCCGCACTCTTGAGGCCGGGGCGGTTCGATCGCCGGGTAATAGTCGATATGCCTGATATGCGTGGACGGTTGGGCATACTCAAGGTCCACGTTCGAAAAGTACCTGTCGCCGACGATGTCGACCTGGAGATCCTCGCCAGGGGCACACCGGGAATGTCGGGAGCCGATATCGCCAATATGGTGAACGAAGCCGCTCTTCTCGCGGCAAAAGAGAACAAAGACAAGGTCTATATGGACGACTTCGAACAGGCAAAAGACAAGGTATTCCTGGGTCCGGAACGAAAGAGCAGAGTGATCAAGGAAGACACCAGAAGAATGACTGCCTACCATGAAGCTGGCCATGTCATAGTGGGATCATATCTCGAAGAGACTGATCCGCTTCACAAGGTCACTATCATACCAAGAAGATTCACGGGAGGCGTAACATTCTTTCTCCCTGACGACGACCGTATGCACTACCAGTCGCGCGAATACCTGCTCGATCAGATCACCATGTCGATGGGTGGAAGAGTCGCCGAAGAGGTCGTAATACACAGGGTCGGTTCGGGAGCCCAGGCCGATATAAAGACTGCCACGTCGATCGCTCATAAAATGGTGACCAGGTGGGGAATGAGCGAAAAACTCGGACCGATCGCCTACGGCACTCATGAGGACCAGATATTCCTTGGAAAGGAATTGATGACGCGCAAGGATTTCAGCGAAGAGACAGCCAGGGAGATCGATCAAGAGATAAAGGCGATCATCACGGAATGCCATAAAAAGGCGACGAAAATCATAAAGGAACACGAAGACGACCTGCACAGGGTGGCCGAAGCGCTCCTGGAGCGAGAATCTCTCGACGCCGAAGATATCAAGATCCTTTTGAACAAAGGGACTCTTCCCCCGATGAGGAAGAAACCCATTGCCAATAGTATGGACGATGAGGACGGAAATAAAGAGACGCTCCCGGAAACACGGCCTGAAGCGGGTGGAGAGTCAGATAGTTCCGACCTGGAAGATGATGTCGATGAAATCACCGGTACCGACGAGGATCCGGAGAACAAGAAGCGGTAA
- the folP gene encoding dihydropteroate synthase: MRYNLRLVSTGNRETLGRRLANAGVTSSGIEIMADKTQVFALRVDGVRAEAANIIKQQLLSIGGDAAVHRDVISGRPESSTVYLIADPARFIRFADKLEGQPFSLDELGEEVRRLVALKKSPPRQIRIPSGTIDLLNGPVIMGVLNLTPDSFSDGGLYTDPEAAMERALMMIEEGASIIDIGGESTRPGATELDPSEELSRVIPVLRRISKKVSVPISVDTRKASVAEAAMDAGASIINDISALRHDGEMIRLAVRTRAAVVAMHMRGTPATMQNKPEYSDPVQEIIRYLDERTGDLISAGIEKEKIIIDPGIGFGKRLEDNLDIIDQAGDFHTLGFPVLIGYSRKSFLGAITGQPENKRIEGGLAVLGKSLAAGIQIIRTHDVRETTDFIRVWKAITRKDDAS, from the coding sequence ATGCGTTATAATCTACGTCTGGTCTCCACGGGAAACAGGGAAACGCTTGGCCGTCGTCTGGCCAATGCCGGCGTGACATCGAGCGGCATAGAGATAATGGCCGACAAGACGCAAGTATTCGCCCTGCGCGTCGATGGCGTCAGGGCCGAAGCGGCCAATATCATAAAACAGCAACTCCTGTCGATCGGCGGCGATGCTGCCGTCCACCGGGACGTCATCTCGGGAAGACCCGAATCTTCGACGGTCTACCTGATCGCCGATCCGGCGAGATTCATAAGATTCGCTGACAAACTGGAAGGACAGCCTTTCAGTCTGGACGAACTTGGCGAGGAAGTAAGACGCCTTGTCGCTCTGAAAAAATCTCCCCCCCGGCAGATCCGCATCCCTTCCGGTACTATCGATCTTCTCAACGGACCTGTCATCATGGGAGTCCTCAATCTGACCCCCGACAGTTTCAGCGACGGAGGGTTATATACAGATCCGGAAGCCGCCATGGAGAGGGCTTTGATGATGATCGAAGAAGGAGCGTCGATCATCGATATAGGCGGAGAGTCTACCCGGCCCGGGGCCACTGAACTCGACCCTTCGGAGGAACTATCCAGGGTGATCCCGGTCCTCCGGAGGATTTCGAAGAAGGTATCCGTGCCGATATCGGTCGATACCCGGAAAGCCTCCGTGGCCGAGGCGGCGATGGACGCCGGCGCGTCTATAATAAACGATATAAGCGCCCTGCGGCATGACGGGGAAATGATCCGGTTAGCTGTACGGACCCGGGCAGCAGTCGTCGCGATGCATATGCGCGGGACTCCGGCGACGATGCAGAACAAACCCGAGTATTCCGATCCCGTTCAAGAAATAATAAGGTATCTCGACGAAAGGACGGGAGACCTCATATCTGCCGGGATCGAAAAAGAAAAAATAATCATTGACCCGGGAATAGGTTTCGGGAAAAGATTGGAAGACAATCTCGATATCATCGATCAGGCCGGTGATTTTCATACTCTGGGATTTCCTGTTCTCATAGGATATTCGAGAAAATCGTTTTTAGGGGCGATCACGGGACAGCCGGAAAATAAAAGGATCGAAGGAGGATTGGCCGTTCTGGGCAAATCTCTCGCTGCCGGCATACAGATCATCAGGACACACGATGTGAGGGAGACAACAGATTTCATCAGGGTATGGAAAGCTATCACTCGGAAGGATGACGCAAGTTGA
- the cdaA gene encoding diadenylate cyclase CdaA — translation MNPFHFNLTIDVLDIIIVAFLFYRLFLLFRGSRATQMFIGLFLLIILSFVAQWLNLNALNWILSSLKTVWVIAFVILFQPELRKALTQLGQNRILGIFFRVEESGTVSEIVKACSQLTQKGLGAIIVMEQDVGLRNYIETGTALDSRVSAELLVTVFTPPGPLHDGAVIIEKNRIVAAGCILPLSQNPRLTKSLGTRHRAGLGLSEETDAITIIVSEETSMISIARGGKLKRKLDINALRNELVEKISVKQKEPLTES, via the coding sequence TTGAACCCGTTTCATTTCAACCTGACAATAGACGTTCTTGATATTATCATAGTCGCGTTCCTGTTCTACAGGCTCTTTCTTCTGTTCAGGGGATCGAGGGCGACACAGATGTTCATTGGCCTCTTTCTGCTCATAATCCTCTCCTTTGTCGCCCAGTGGCTGAACCTGAACGCCCTGAACTGGATATTAAGCAGCCTGAAGACAGTATGGGTGATCGCATTTGTCATCCTATTCCAACCGGAACTCAGAAAAGCCCTTACGCAACTCGGACAAAACCGTATCCTTGGAATATTTTTCAGAGTCGAGGAGTCCGGCACGGTCAGCGAGATCGTAAAGGCCTGCAGCCAGCTCACCCAGAAAGGACTTGGAGCGATAATCGTCATGGAACAGGATGTGGGTCTGAGGAACTATATTGAAACGGGGACAGCCCTCGATTCGAGGGTCTCAGCGGAGCTGCTCGTAACAGTATTCACTCCGCCCGGTCCACTCCATGACGGAGCTGTCATCATCGAGAAGAACCGCATAGTGGCCGCGGGATGCATTCTCCCACTCTCGCAGAATCCCCGACTGACCAAATCCCTTGGAACAAGGCATAGAGCCGGCCTGGGTCTTTCCGAAGAGACCGACGCGATCACTATCATTGTCAGCGAAGAGACGAGCATGATATCTATCGCGAGAGGCGGCAAGCTCAAGCGCAAACTGGACATTAACGCTCTTCGCAACGAGCTGGTCGAAAAGATCAGCGTCAAACAGAAAGAACCTCTCACCGAGTCATGA
- a CDS encoding response regulator — translation MSKSILVVDDDPNVVEIISETLNNEGYVTRSAHDGDEALMKYDRYHPDLVILDVNLPRKDGFTVCDEIRARDVHSDVPVIMISGNSISETMLEGFKSGAQDYIKKPFSVQEVLAKIGNFLEQADGRKNLREQKEILEDELQKGQEDYKRVNRKLKKIILDMRTLFDLSQDLNRLQDPEELYHVFFLTIIGQLGVESLSLFHVENESDNFLAFAGGKRVRDGVLKTVRLFRGTGLAKYMTDNPDVLQLKAEGLPEDAALEAVFMKDLGFEYCFPLIIKNQLIGIFFIGGKINKQQYTNADFEIFKSICNSATTGLQNSRLFTELQNTYLSTIKVLVSTIEAKDSYTRGHTDRVARYARLIADEMGMDKEQKDIVSFGAALHDIGKLGVYENILNKPGELTEKEWLIVRSHPEVGANIIKNLKFLESATDLVRHHHERLDGKGYPDGLKGDEISTGARIVAVADSFDAMTTTRPYREAFSFPEAFKQLRKQSHKFDQNIVENLVRLYEKGIIKE, via the coding sequence TTGAGTAAAAGTATTCTCGTTGTCGACGATGATCCCAATGTCGTCGAGATCATTTCAGAGACCCTCAACAATGAAGGGTATGTCACTCGTTCTGCCCATGATGGCGATGAGGCTCTGATGAAATACGACCGCTATCATCCTGACCTGGTAATCCTTGATGTGAATCTTCCGCGCAAGGACGGATTCACCGTTTGCGACGAGATAAGGGCGAGGGACGTCCACAGTGATGTCCCCGTGATAATGATTTCGGGCAACTCGATTTCAGAAACGATGCTGGAAGGATTCAAATCAGGGGCCCAGGATTATATCAAGAAACCTTTTTCAGTACAGGAAGTGCTGGCGAAAATCGGCAACTTCCTAGAACAGGCGGATGGAAGAAAAAACCTCAGGGAGCAGAAGGAGATCCTCGAAGACGAGCTTCAGAAAGGGCAGGAGGATTATAAACGGGTAAACAGGAAACTTAAGAAAATAATCCTCGATATGCGCACTCTCTTCGATCTGAGCCAGGATCTTAACAGGCTCCAGGATCCTGAGGAACTTTACCATGTTTTTTTCCTGACGATCATTGGTCAACTTGGAGTCGAATCGTTAAGCCTCTTCCACGTGGAGAACGAGTCTGACAATTTCCTCGCTTTCGCGGGTGGCAAGAGAGTGCGTGACGGCGTCCTGAAAACGGTAAGGCTTTTCAGGGGGACCGGGCTGGCGAAGTACATGACGGATAACCCCGATGTCTTACAGCTAAAGGCGGAGGGACTTCCCGAAGACGCCGCACTTGAAGCGGTGTTCATGAAGGACCTCGGATTTGAATATTGTTTCCCTCTGATCATAAAGAATCAGCTTATCGGCATATTCTTCATTGGAGGAAAAATAAACAAACAGCAGTACACCAACGCTGATTTTGAGATATTCAAATCGATCTGCAATTCGGCTACTACAGGGCTACAGAATTCAAGACTTTTTACTGAACTTCAGAATACCTACCTCTCGACGATCAAGGTCCTTGTCTCGACGATCGAGGCGAAAGATTCGTATACGAGGGGGCATACAGACAGGGTTGCCAGGTACGCGCGCCTTATCGCCGACGAGATGGGGATGGACAAGGAACAGAAGGATATCGTCAGCTTTGGAGCCGCTCTTCATGATATCGGAAAACTCGGCGTCTATGAGAATATTCTCAACAAACCCGGAGAACTTACTGAAAAAGAATGGCTTATTGTAAGAAGCCATCCGGAAGTCGGCGCCAATATAATCAAGAATCTGAAATTTCTTGAATCTGCCACAGACCTCGTCAGACATCATCACGAGCGTCTCGATGGAAAAGGCTATCCTGACGGACTGAAGGGGGATGAGATATCGACCGGAGCCAGGATAGTCGCAGTAGCGGACAGCTTCGACGCGATGACTACTACCCGGCCCTATCGGGAAGCGTTCAGCTTCCCCGAGGCTTTCAAGCAGCTCAGGAAGCAGAGCCACAAGTTTGATCAGAATATTGTCGAAAACCTTGTCAGACTTTACGAGAAAGGGATCATAAAAGAGTAA